Part of the Nicotiana sylvestris chromosome 2, ASM39365v2, whole genome shotgun sequence genome, AGACATTATTCATGTTTTGCGTATATCTTAAAATGATTGAAATTGAAGAGCCTTTCACATCCTCCTATTAAACATATAGATGTGTATTAATCTATAGGATGGTTCACTCAGGTCGGGTAGAATACTAGGTGCCGGTCACATAGTGTTAGGGCGTGACACATGAGGCAAAGGATTTCACCTCTCACACACTTGCAGATCAAAAGataatattctctcaagtgctagctaccatctctctcaagaacaaagttgtTGTAACCTCAAAGACCGGATtcaaagattgaagatatcttaagtccttaggtttgttgagtctttgtcattttgttcttcatttgtaatCCTACACTACTTTCAAGGAGTGTCTTTGTAGGAAATATTTAAACCACTGTTTGATTTAGTTTCTTGACTTGAGTTAGTCAAATTTTGTTACTTTGTAATAGATTTATTACAAAGTGCTTATAATAAAGTTATTGTAAGGAGTGagagattaagagtttaattcctagattgcaatAGGTTTTAATCTGAAGTTTGTTCGGTTTAGTGGAGTTGAAATCCTActagggtaggtcgtggtttttaatctcCTGAGCAAGAATTTTTCCACGTAAATATCAcgtgttctttatttattgctgaTTTACTGTGGGAACAGATAGAGAACCTAGTTCCCTATACTGTTTGGTTTTATAGTCTTTTGCTTATTGTGGGAACTGATAGAGAACCTagttctctatatagtttggtagACTCCTAATtcctatcaattggtatcagagcaggttctttctaaaaggttaacacctagaaaggatctacaTGGCTACTCCACTAAACTTCAAGGAAGGACAATCAACATCCAGACAACCAAGATTCAACGACCAATACTATGGTTGGTGGAAAACAAGAATGCATGACTTCATAATTGTTGAGGACTCCGAGCTTTGGGACGTGATTTGTGATGGTCCCTTTGTCCCTATGAAGGCTGTTGGAGAGGGAAAAAGGACtattccaaaaacaaaaaaagaatacAATGGTGGTGACCGAAAAGCTGTTGAGAAGAACTTcaaggcaaagaagattcttgTGTGCGGTATTGGACCAGACGAGTATAATCGTATCTCGGCATGTGAATCTGCCAAGGAAATCTGGGAATCTCTTCAAATGGTTCACGAGAGAACTACTCAGGTAAAGCAGTCCAAAATAGATATGCTTACAACTGAGTATGAACTCTTTAAAATGAAAGAGGATGAGTTCATTCAAGAGATGCATACATATTTTACCTCCATAATTAATGATCTTTATTTACTTGGTGAAATCATTCCAACCAACAAGCTGGTCTGGAAGATACTCGGTGTTTTACTAGGTTCTTGGGAGAGCAAGGTTAATGTTATCACTGAAGCCAAAGACATGCACAAGCTGATTGTTGACGAGCTTATTCGAAATCTCAAAACATATGAGATGAAGAGAAAGAAGGATCTTAAAAGAAGAGATCCCAAGTAGGAGAGGAACCTGGTTCTCAAAGCTTCCCACACTGACTAAAGTAGTGATGAATCTGACATGATGTATCTCGCTCGAAGATTTCAAATGATGGTTCGTAAAAATGGTGGGATCCCAAAAAAAGGAAGTTTCAGCAAGAATTTCAAAGGAAATGACTGTTGTCATAAGTATGGAAAACATGAACACTTCATTAAAGACTCCCCTCTTCATAAGCATGATAATTACAAAACCAACACTGATAAGGCGGCTAAGAGGAACCAGGTCCCTGACAGAAAATTCAATGCTGCTGACAACATGGTGAAGCAAGCTTAGGCTGACTGGGGAAATTCCTCCAGCGAATCTGAAGGTGAGGACGACCAAGGAGATGTATCTATGATGGTTGTTGACAATGAATCTTCAAAATATGAGCCAATCTTCGTACTCATGGCtaaatttgatgatgatgaggacaaggaggaagaagaggtaagttttcttga contains:
- the LOC138883155 gene encoding uncharacterized protein — translated: MATPLNFKEGQSTSRQPRFNDQYYGWWKTRMHDFIIVEDSELWDVICDGPFVPMKAVGEGKRTIPKTKKEYNGGDRKAVEKNFKAKKILVCGIGPDEYNRISACESAKEIWESLQMVHERTTQVKQSKIDMLTTEYELFKMKEDEFIQEMHTYFTSIINDLYLLGEIIPTNKLVWKILGVLLGSWESKVNVITEAKDMHKLIVDELIRNLKTYEMKRKKDLKRRDPK